A single Sorex araneus isolate mSorAra2 chromosome 8, mSorAra2.pri, whole genome shotgun sequence DNA region contains:
- the LGALS4 gene encoding galectin-4 isoform X2 — protein sequence MAFVPAPGYQPTFNPTLPYSNRIPGGLSVGMSIYIQGEVNEHTRRFHVNFAMGPEPEADIAFHFNPRFDGWDKVVFNSRQSGKWNEEEKKRSMPFKRGEHFELVVMIMQEHYKVMVNGDPFYEFGHRIPIQAVTHLQVDGELMLQAINFMGGNSAPNQGPGVDPQPPVSLPSMEAPPVFNPPVPFTGRLQGGLMTRRTIIIKGFIPPSAQRFAINFKVGLTGEVALHINPRLDERSVVRNSLQNGDWGSEERDISYNPFAPGQFFDLSIRAGTDRFKVFANGRHMFDFSHRLSAYHTVDILEITGDVTLSYVQM from the exons ATGGCCTTTGTCCCTGCACCCGGCTACCAGCCCACCTTTAACCCG ACGCTGCCCTACAGCAATCGCATTCCGGGCGGCCTCAGTGTCGGGATGTCCATCTACATCCAAGGAGAGGTCAACGAGCACACGAGGAG GTTCCACGTGAACTTTGCCATGGGGCCGGAACCGGAGGCCGACATCGCCTTCCACTTCAACCCCCGCTTCGATGGCTGGGACAAGGTGGTCTTCAACTCACGGCAGTCGGGCAAGTGgaatgaggaggagaagaagaggagcaTGCCCTTCAAAAGGGGGGAGCACTTTGAGCTGGTGGTGATGATCATGCAGGAGCATTACAAG GTTATGGTGAACGGAGATCCCTTCTATGAGTTTGGGCATCGGATCCCAATCCAGGCGGTTACTCACTTGCAGGTGGATGGGGAATTGATGCTCCAAGCCATCAACTTCATGGGTGGCAATTCTGCCCCCAACCAG GGCCCTGGAGTTGATCCCCAACCACCAGTTAGCCTGCCT TCCATGGAGGCACCCCCAGTCTTCAACCCG CCTGTGCCTTTTACAGGGAGACTCCAAGGGGGTCTGATGACCCGCAGAACCATCATCATCAAGGGCTTCATACCCCCTTCGGCTCAGAG ATTTGCCATCAACTTCAAGGTAGGGCTCACGGGGGAGGTGGCCCTGCACATCAACCCGCGCTTGGACGAACGCTCCGTCGTGCGGAACAGCCTCCAAAACGGCGACTGGGGGTCCGAGGAGAGGGACATCTCCTACAACCCCTTTGCTCCAGGGCAGTTCTTTGAT CTGTCCATCCGCGCCGGCACGGATCGCTTCAAGGTGTTTGCCAACGGCAGGCACATGTTTGACTTCTCCCATCGTCTTTCGGCCTACCACACAGTGGACATACTGGAGATCACCGGGGACGTCACCTTGTCCTACGTCCAGATGTGA
- the LGALS4 gene encoding galectin-4 isoform X1: protein MAFVPAPGYQPTFNPTLPYSNRIPGGLSVGMSIYIQGEVNEHTRRFHVNFAMGPEPEADIAFHFNPRFDGWDKVVFNSRQSGKWNEEEKKRSMPFKRGEHFELVVMIMQEHYKVMVNGDPFYEFGHRIPIQAVTHLQVDGELMLQAINFMGGNSAPNQMPVVCPAYPGPGVDPQPPVSLPSMEAPPVFNPPVPFTGRLQGGLMTRRTIIIKGFIPPSAQRFAINFKVGLTGEVALHINPRLDERSVVRNSLQNGDWGSEERDISYNPFAPGQFFDLSIRAGTDRFKVFANGRHMFDFSHRLSAYHTVDILEITGDVTLSYVQM from the exons ATGGCCTTTGTCCCTGCACCCGGCTACCAGCCCACCTTTAACCCG ACGCTGCCCTACAGCAATCGCATTCCGGGCGGCCTCAGTGTCGGGATGTCCATCTACATCCAAGGAGAGGTCAACGAGCACACGAGGAG GTTCCACGTGAACTTTGCCATGGGGCCGGAACCGGAGGCCGACATCGCCTTCCACTTCAACCCCCGCTTCGATGGCTGGGACAAGGTGGTCTTCAACTCACGGCAGTCGGGCAAGTGgaatgaggaggagaagaagaggagcaTGCCCTTCAAAAGGGGGGAGCACTTTGAGCTGGTGGTGATGATCATGCAGGAGCATTACAAG GTTATGGTGAACGGAGATCCCTTCTATGAGTTTGGGCATCGGATCCCAATCCAGGCGGTTACTCACTTGCAGGTGGATGGGGAATTGATGCTCCAAGCCATCAACTTCATGGGTGGCAATTCTGCCCCCAACCAG ATGCCCGTGGTATGCCCGGCATATCCC GGCCCTGGAGTTGATCCCCAACCACCAGTTAGCCTGCCT TCCATGGAGGCACCCCCAGTCTTCAACCCG CCTGTGCCTTTTACAGGGAGACTCCAAGGGGGTCTGATGACCCGCAGAACCATCATCATCAAGGGCTTCATACCCCCTTCGGCTCAGAG ATTTGCCATCAACTTCAAGGTAGGGCTCACGGGGGAGGTGGCCCTGCACATCAACCCGCGCTTGGACGAACGCTCCGTCGTGCGGAACAGCCTCCAAAACGGCGACTGGGGGTCCGAGGAGAGGGACATCTCCTACAACCCCTTTGCTCCAGGGCAGTTCTTTGAT CTGTCCATCCGCGCCGGCACGGATCGCTTCAAGGTGTTTGCCAACGGCAGGCACATGTTTGACTTCTCCCATCGTCTTTCGGCCTACCACACAGTGGACATACTGGAGATCACCGGGGACGTCACCTTGTCCTACGTCCAGATGTGA